From a region of the uncultured Desulfatiglans sp. genome:
- a CDS encoding S1 RNA binding domain protein has product MKTKMLINAVESEEYRVAIVTDNVLDGFYIESTATEQKIGNIYKGTIERIEPSLQACFVNFGADKNGFLPSADIHPEYYHIPYDPSSDGPPPPLEKVLKKGQELLVQVIKEMPGRKGAHLTTFLSLAGRYLVLTPGREMGGVSKKIEDEKERVRLKSVMSEFTLPEGVGFIVRTAALKQNKRELSRDLNRLLRMWENIRKAAREVPPLTLIHKEQDVCLRTLRDYFTGEITEVLVDDKDTYANVQSYMKIISPAHQNRVKLYKDKRPIFDHYKIEEQIEAIYRSEVPLKSGGSIVIDQTEALISIDVNSGRGKSGKDIETTAFKTNTEAAVEVARQLRLRDMGGLVVIDFIDMRDKNHNRDVEKMLREEMKKDRAKTDMSHISKFGLLELSRQRLRPSIESRSYQSCPHCQGRGIVPSVESAAISFLRQIWLGITTKEVNQVRGILSLDVATYLQNKKRHELAELESRYGVCINLKGDPLLPPGKGQVEFLQETQPKENGSV; this is encoded by the coding sequence ATGAAGACCAAAATGCTTATCAACGCGGTGGAATCGGAGGAATACCGGGTAGCCATCGTCACCGACAATGTCTTGGACGGTTTTTACATCGAGAGCACCGCCACCGAGCAGAAGATCGGAAATATCTACAAGGGTACCATAGAACGAATAGAACCCAGTCTGCAGGCATGTTTCGTAAATTTCGGGGCTGACAAGAACGGGTTTCTGCCTTCTGCAGATATTCATCCGGAGTACTATCATATACCATACGACCCGTCTTCCGACGGACCGCCGCCGCCGCTCGAAAAAGTCCTCAAGAAAGGGCAGGAGCTGCTCGTACAGGTGATCAAAGAGATGCCGGGCCGCAAGGGAGCTCATCTCACAACCTTTTTGTCGCTTGCGGGTCGTTATCTTGTTCTCACGCCGGGTCGGGAGATGGGTGGCGTTTCCAAGAAGATCGAAGACGAAAAAGAGAGGGTGCGGTTAAAATCGGTCATGTCGGAGTTCACCCTCCCCGAGGGAGTGGGATTCATCGTGCGTACCGCCGCCCTCAAGCAGAACAAGCGGGAGCTCTCCAGAGATCTGAACCGGCTCTTGCGCATGTGGGAAAACATCCGGAAGGCGGCGAGAGAGGTGCCCCCTCTGACCTTGATTCACAAAGAGCAGGATGTCTGCCTCAGGACCCTTCGGGACTACTTCACCGGCGAGATTACGGAAGTGCTGGTGGACGACAAGGACACCTACGCGAATGTCCAGTCCTACATGAAAATCATCTCCCCGGCTCATCAGAACCGGGTGAAGCTTTACAAGGACAAACGCCCCATCTTCGATCATTACAAGATCGAAGAGCAGATCGAGGCGATTTACCGCAGCGAGGTGCCCCTCAAGTCGGGTGGATCTATCGTGATCGATCAGACCGAGGCGCTGATCTCCATCGATGTCAACTCGGGGCGGGGCAAGAGTGGCAAGGATATAGAGACCACGGCCTTCAAGACCAATACGGAAGCGGCGGTGGAGGTGGCCCGGCAGCTGCGTCTGCGGGACATGGGCGGCCTCGTCGTGATCGATTTCATCGACATGCGGGACAAGAACCACAACCGGGATGTCGAAAAGATGTTGCGCGAGGAGATGAAGAAAGACCGCGCCAAGACGGACATGTCCCACATCTCGAAGTTCGGACTGCTCGAGTTGTCGCGCCAGCGATTGAGACCGTCGATCGAATCGCGCAGTTATCAATCCTGTCCCCATTGCCAGGGCCGCGGCATCGTCCCGTCCGTGGAATCCGCGGCCATCTCTTTCCTGCGCCAGATCTGGCTGGGTATTACGACCAAAGAAGTGAATCAGGTGCGGGGGATTTTGTCGCTGGATGTGGCGACCTATCTGCAGAACAAGAAGCGGCATGAGCTTGCCGAACTCGAATCCCGCTATGGCGTCTGCATCAATCTCAAAGGGGATCCGCTCCTGCCGCCTGGAAAAGGCCAGGTCGAATTCCTGCAGGAGACCCAGCCGAAAGAGAATGGATCGGTGTGA
- a CDS encoding Tetratricopeptide repeat protein encodes MFNNIFYFIVVLLAYGVGDAERPPIHLLPLHAGLIAGSWLLFALLCRTGFRALLTRSLGTNEAVHLPERYHALLAKFSVLAVILFAVAVYGFHLKGWLHAFPFSDRLDVLDHSLALAFFLCYLATIWYWAYPVSEAFMETGIGRRRFIASHLRLNIPILLPWWALTFIADVTGLLAGSREALFLGGMLGQMLFYALFLLLLMTIMPVFIQFFWGCRPLEDSPPVQELKSFLSQQGFRYRKLLNWPIFAGRLMTAGVMGIVPRFRYILFTESLLRALPAEELKAVAAHEMGHVKYKHLLFYLLLFLGFIFLFSSGFEILGYALLAHPYLSPLLHAGQGIDSPLFFILAALPMVLVLLVYFRFVMGFFMRHFERQADLYSARLMGSPWPAINALERIAWLSGRIRDLPSWHHFSIRERVETLQRSTWDRGLVRRHNRMLLISVVLYVMGVGVLGTFMHFSGWRDRAALDLLAQVIQEELAEQPDHMELRQSLAMVYQQKGDEAAAMQIYREILERDPGNAVALNNLAWLLLIARDEGMRDPSEALRHAQAAVALEPSAVFLDTLAEAYFAHGRLDEAIMTAEKALAVAAPDDDRRYLRRQLERFREGDADKK; translated from the coding sequence ATGTTCAATAATATCTTCTATTTTATCGTGGTTCTCCTGGCCTATGGCGTCGGCGACGCCGAACGGCCTCCGATCCATCTCTTGCCGCTGCATGCCGGCCTGATCGCTGGAAGCTGGCTGCTCTTCGCCCTGTTGTGCCGGACCGGTTTCAGGGCGCTCCTCACGCGGTCCCTGGGCACGAATGAGGCGGTTCACCTCCCGGAACGCTACCATGCGCTCCTGGCGAAATTTTCCGTCCTGGCGGTGATCCTCTTTGCGGTGGCGGTCTACGGTTTCCACCTGAAGGGGTGGTTGCATGCGTTTCCTTTCTCGGACCGGCTCGACGTCCTGGATCATTCCTTGGCGCTCGCCTTTTTCCTCTGTTACCTGGCGACCATCTGGTATTGGGCCTATCCGGTTTCCGAGGCCTTCATGGAGACCGGCATCGGGCGCCGCCGGTTCATCGCCTCACATCTGCGGCTCAATATCCCGATTCTTCTCCCGTGGTGGGCCCTCACGTTTATTGCCGATGTCACCGGGCTTCTAGCCGGGTCGCGGGAAGCCCTTTTCCTGGGAGGAATGCTGGGGCAGATGCTCTTTTATGCGCTCTTCCTGCTTCTTCTCATGACCATCATGCCCGTTTTCATTCAGTTTTTCTGGGGCTGTCGGCCGCTGGAAGATTCCCCTCCGGTCCAGGAACTGAAGTCCTTCCTCTCGCAACAGGGGTTTCGCTACCGCAAACTTCTCAATTGGCCGATCTTCGCCGGGCGCTTGATGACGGCCGGAGTGATGGGCATCGTTCCCCGCTTCCGATACATCCTGTTTACGGAGTCTCTGCTGAGGGCCCTCCCCGCAGAAGAACTGAAGGCAGTGGCGGCCCATGAGATGGGCCACGTCAAGTACAAGCATCTACTGTTTTACCTCCTGTTGTTCCTAGGGTTTATCTTTCTCTTTTCGAGCGGTTTCGAGATTCTCGGCTATGCCCTGCTGGCGCATCCGTATCTCTCCCCCTTGCTTCACGCGGGACAGGGAATCGATTCACCCCTATTTTTCATCCTGGCGGCGCTCCCCATGGTCCTGGTTTTGCTGGTTTATTTTCGCTTCGTCATGGGTTTTTTCATGCGCCATTTCGAACGGCAGGCGGATCTCTATTCGGCGCGCCTGATGGGATCTCCCTGGCCGGCCATCAATGCCCTGGAGCGGATCGCCTGGCTCAGCGGCCGTATCCGAGACCTGCCGAGCTGGCATCATTTCAGTATCCGCGAGCGTGTGGAGACCCTGCAGCGCAGTACATGGGACCGCGGCCTCGTGCGGCGACACAACCGGATGCTGCTGATCTCGGTTGTCCTTTACGTGATGGGTGTGGGGGTCCTGGGCACCTTCATGCATTTCTCCGGATGGCGGGACCGGGCCGCCCTGGATCTGCTTGCGCAGGTGATCCAGGAGGAGTTGGCTGAGCAGCCGGATCATATGGAATTGAGACAGAGCCTGGCGATGGTTTACCAGCAGAAGGGGGATGAGGCCGCCGCGATGCAGATATACCGGGAAATCCTCGAGCGGGACCCCGGCAACGCAGTGGCCCTGAACAATCTTGCCTGGTTGCTGCTGATCGCACGGGACGAAGGGATGCGTGATCCCTCAGAGGCGTTGCGCCACGCGCAGGCCGCAGTCGCCCTTGAACCGTCGGCCGTTTTTCTGGATACCCTGGCCGAGGCCTACTTCGCCCACGGCCGTCTAGACGAGGCGATTATGACAGCCGAAAAGGCCCTCGCCGTCGCAGCTCCAGACGATGACCGGCGTTACTTGCGGAGACAGCTTGAACGGTTTCGGGAGGGTGATGCCGACAAGAAATGA
- a CDS encoding hypothetical protein (Evidence 5 : Unknown function): protein MNYHIQQGDTIAKVTKILSTSWQKLKKLNPDAIGRSSKNGNWFLKQGAVVRGEEKFEQVLQEIQGHPIGSPTEQAIQQQSVSLVSKPSASRPLETFSQFFIEQIGLPLSPKPVWAQETPESALSDRATVEPARSVLIEDAEKGRPAKIPIKLNNTLDRHTPAAHERASGEAKTIRANDLADSITEADNTPGLDQLKDLEWVTYTVKQGDTLWDLAVRRFHVNLEDLVHDNDVADPRKLEIGTVLKIRKPSYPESQEVVASWYGDAYHGRPMANGDSFDMHAPTIAHRELPFGTRVELANPENGKTVQAVVTDRGPFIEGRDIDLSYGLAKKLEMVEKGVGPLVMRIIR from the coding sequence TTGAATTACCATATCCAGCAAGGCGATACTATTGCCAAGGTAACCAAGATTCTTAGCACCTCGTGGCAAAAACTCAAAAAACTGAACCCCGATGCCATTGGCCGCAGCTCAAAGAACGGTAATTGGTTTCTAAAGCAAGGCGCCGTCGTTCGAGGAGAAGAAAAATTCGAACAGGTGCTCCAGGAGATACAGGGCCATCCTATCGGATCACCGACTGAGCAGGCAATCCAACAACAATCTGTATCGCTTGTCTCGAAGCCGTCAGCGTCCCGCCCCCTGGAAACCTTCTCTCAGTTCTTCATAGAACAAATAGGGTTGCCGCTATCTCCTAAACCAGTTTGGGCCCAAGAAACTCCCGAAAGTGCTCTTTCAGACAGAGCAACGGTTGAACCTGCCCGCTCGGTTTTAATTGAGGACGCTGAGAAGGGACGCCCAGCAAAAATTCCAATTAAGCTGAACAACACTCTGGACCGTCATACGCCTGCTGCCCATGAAAGAGCATCAGGAGAAGCGAAAACCATAAGGGCTAACGATCTTGCGGATAGCATTACTGAGGCTGATAACACACCAGGACTGGACCAGCTGAAAGATCTGGAATGGGTCACGTATACCGTCAAACAGGGGGACACTCTCTGGGACTTGGCAGTCCGACGCTTCCACGTCAACTTGGAAGATCTCGTCCATGACAATGATGTTGCCGACCCGCGTAAACTGGAGATCGGCACCGTGCTTAAAATTCGAAAGCCATCTTATCCGGAAAGTCAGGAAGTCGTAGCAAGCTGGTATGGAGACGCCTATCATGGCCGCCCAATGGCCAACGGAGATTCGTTCGACATGCATGCCCCAACCATCGCCCACCGCGAACTACCCTTTGGCACACGTGTGGAACTGGCAAACCCGGAGAACGGAAAGACTGTGCAGGCAGTGGTCACTGATCGGGGACCCTTTATCGAAGGCAGGGACATAGATCTTTCCTATGGTCTCGCCAAGAAACTTGAAATGGTAGAAAAGGGAGTCGGGCCGCTCGTTATGAGAATCATCCGATGA
- a CDS encoding hypothetical protein (Evidence 5 : Unknown function), with amino-acid sequence MMTSWCLDGFHLEMVFLANLGVNLHVCLCGDLQVASAQTLDLLDIGQKSSSTVEHCSVRALREKSACLCKECLFFLSRFLQKNAQRHRKTIAKSMPKKYLWSLLQLR; translated from the coding sequence GTGATGACCTCCTGGTGTTTAGATGGTTTCCATCTGGAAATGGTCTTTTTGGCCAATCTGGGCGTCAATCTGCACGTTTGCTTGTGCGGCGACCTGCAGGTCGCCTCCGCGCAAACGCTTGATCTCCTGGATATCGGCCAAAAATCCTCATCGACGGTTGAACACTGCTCAGTACGTGCCCTTCGGGAGAAGAGCGCTTGTCTCTGTAAGGAATGCTTGTTTTTTTTAAGCAGGTTTCTTCAAAAGAATGCTCAGAGACACAGAAAAACGATAGCAAAAAGCATGCCGAAAAAATATCTTTGGTCTTTGCTGCAGCTGCGGTAG
- a CDS encoding hypothetical protein (Evidence 5 : Unknown function), which produces MVFAAAAVAGLIDVQDLLKVIFHPGKNSFLSVTAFGK; this is translated from the coding sequence TTGGTCTTTGCTGCAGCTGCGGTAGCGGGGTTGATCGACGTTCAGGACCTCCTTAAGGTGATTTTTCACCCAGGTAAGAATAGTTTTTTGTCCGTAACGGCCTTTGGCAAATAG
- a CDS encoding hypothetical protein (Evidence 5 : Unknown function) — protein MADEILTQADIDALLASIQSGDVDLEASSEDEIMNKVAKHKSKVEKE, from the coding sequence ATGGCCGATGAAATTTTGACGCAAGCGGACATCGATGCCCTGTTGGCTTCGATTCAGTCAGGAGATGTTGACCTTGAGGCTTCTTCAGAAGACGAGATCATGAATAAGGTCGCCAAACACAAGTCGAAGGTGGAGAAAGAATAG
- a CDS encoding hypothetical protein (Evidence 5 : Unknown function), which translates to MSDKLKEFDLTEQIARAAKDVFSTMLTLDVNLEEAQEALEVDGDRIMGSVGFAGDVAGIVCIIVSSTFAKFLTSRMLDCELEAVEAVDDVNDVIGELCNMIGGNLKSRFCDFGLPCTLTIPSITRGTRFRMTPVRGSQRLRMHFRCEDIPWEFHLYLKAEC; encoded by the coding sequence ATGTCAGATAAGCTGAAGGAATTTGATTTGACGGAACAGATCGCCCGGGCGGCGAAAGACGTTTTCAGTACGATGTTGACACTGGACGTAAACCTTGAGGAGGCGCAGGAAGCTCTAGAAGTCGACGGTGACCGCATCATGGGGTCGGTTGGGTTCGCCGGTGATGTCGCCGGCATTGTATGTATCATCGTTTCGAGTACGTTCGCCAAATTTTTGACATCCCGCATGCTCGATTGTGAACTGGAAGCCGTTGAAGCCGTCGATGATGTCAATGATGTGATTGGGGAACTCTGCAATATGATCGGCGGCAACCTGAAATCAAGATTTTGCGATTTCGGGCTCCCCTGTACATTAACTATTCCATCCATTACCCGTGGTACGCGATTCAGAATGACCCCAGTCCGAGGGTCGCAACGTCTGCGCATGCACTTCCGCTGCGAAGATATCCCCTGGGAATTTCATCTCTACCTCAAAGCGGAGTGCTGA
- a CDS encoding hypothetical protein (Evidence 5 : Unknown function): MRFRAPLYINYSIHYPWYAIQNDPSPRVATSAHALPLRRYPLGISSLPQSGVLIGAFQGRQNRFLAGLADFHGEVLFGAALFRERTWNQAGEPAGNVQENQ; the protein is encoded by the coding sequence TTGCGATTTCGGGCTCCCCTGTACATTAACTATTCCATCCATTACCCGTGGTACGCGATTCAGAATGACCCCAGTCCGAGGGTCGCAACGTCTGCGCATGCACTTCCGCTGCGAAGATATCCCCTGGGAATTTCATCTCTACCTCAAAGCGGAGTGCTGATTGGCGCTTTTCAAGGCCGGCAAAACCGATTTCTAGCCGGTCTTGCGGATTTCCATGGGGAAGTTTTATTTGGAGCAGCGCTTTTCAGAGAGCGCACATGGAACCAGGCGGGAGAGCCAGCCGGAAATGTACAGGAAAATCAATAA